One window of Candidatus Nitrospira kreftii genomic DNA carries:
- a CDS encoding hypothetical protein (conserved membrane protein of unknown function): MSELVCIAFKDSSTADRELNELRAMEKEYVLDLEDAVIVVRDKDGKVHLKQCVDVFGGATPHGVALGMLWGGLIGLLFMNPLAGLLGSIAGGAGGGAMTVAATEHGLLNDYGIPDNFIRALGNTIAPGTSAIFLLIRNFDQDKLSARISKYEGTILKTSLSTEQEEKLRIALTHQREQTMSKK; encoded by the coding sequence ATGAGTGAACTTGTTTGCATTGCTTTTAAGGACTCCAGCACCGCGGATCGGGAACTCAACGAACTTCGGGCAATGGAAAAAGAATACGTGCTGGACCTCGAAGACGCAGTCATCGTCGTGCGCGATAAAGATGGCAAAGTTCACCTGAAACAGTGCGTCGATGTCTTCGGCGGTGCGACGCCCCATGGCGTTGCACTAGGCATGCTGTGGGGAGGTTTGATCGGTCTGCTCTTCATGAATCCCCTGGCTGGCCTGCTGGGAAGCATTGCCGGGGGTGCAGGGGGAGGAGCCATGACCGTCGCCGCAACCGAGCATGGACTTTTGAACGATTATGGGATCCCTGACAATTTCATCAGGGCCCTCGGAAACACGATCGCGCCGGGCACCTCAGCGATCTTCCTGCTGATCCGGAACTTCGACCAAGATAAGTTGTCGGCGAGAATTTCCAAATACGAGGGAACGATCCTCAAGACCTCACTCAGCACTGAGCAAGAGGAGAAGCTCCGAATTGCTCTCACGCACCAACGAGAGCAGACGATGAGTAAGAAATAG
- a CDS encoding hypothetical protein (conserved protein of unknown function): MSNILEQIDKAVGAHGLWKAKLRQSIAGTLSLSPAEVVVDNRCEFGKWLYSMAGSSMASDPHYKEVLDLHKAFHKAAAEVVSKVQAGDKAGAEASVGLQGEYTAASSRLTAKMMEWKRKASKAA, from the coding sequence ATGTCGAATATTCTCGAGCAGATTGATAAAGCTGTCGGAGCGCATGGGCTTTGGAAGGCGAAGCTCAGGCAGAGCATCGCGGGGACATTGTCTCTGAGTCCGGCAGAGGTCGTTGTCGACAATCGTTGTGAATTCGGCAAGTGGCTTTACAGTATGGCTGGAAGCTCAATGGCTTCAGATCCACACTACAAAGAAGTCCTAGACCTGCACAAAGCTTTTCATAAAGCTGCTGCCGAGGTGGTTTCGAAGGTGCAGGCAGGGGACAAGGCTGGTGCCGAAGCGTCGGTTGGATTGCAAGGGGAGTACACCGCCGCCTCCTCCCGACTGACGGCGAAGATGATGGAGTGGAAGAGAAAAGCGTCAAAAGCGGCCTGA
- a CDS encoding hypothetical protein (conserved membrane protein of unknown function) encodes MSILFWSVLLIVFIWALTSRSTVVRYIARGLAVTIALAAAAAAIGLIAVGQKAHWTSDGPGMLLIMLGIPICGIIAWFFGLMACTPTARTEETNPENPSRTFSLAQAWELYRDLTKKPH; translated from the coding sequence ATGAGCATTCTTTTTTGGTCTGTCCTCCTTATCGTCTTCATCTGGGCACTCACCTCCCGAAGCACAGTTGTCCGGTATATTGCGCGAGGCCTCGCCGTGACCATTGCCCTGGCCGCTGCGGCGGCAGCCATTGGGCTCATCGCTGTCGGTCAGAAGGCGCACTGGACCAGCGACGGACCGGGGATGTTGTTGATCATGCTGGGCATTCCCATATGTGGCATCATCGCCTGGTTCTTCGGACTGATGGCGTGCACCCCGACGGCGAGAACTGAGGAAACCAATCCCGAAAACCCTTCTCGTACCTTTTCCTTGGCCCAAGCCTGGGAATTGTACAGAGACCTCACCAAGAAACCTCACTAA